A single region of the Nicotiana sylvestris chromosome 6, ASM39365v2, whole genome shotgun sequence genome encodes:
- the LOC138868153 gene encoding uncharacterized protein: MRLQIAGHSIKRPVGIVDDVLVKGGKFHLPSDFVILDCAVDKEIPIILGRPFLATGRALMDSEQNEIKFRVNDEEVAFQASKGMKLPHEYESISVIDVVDEVEDTVEMKKNNALARRWRLFW; the protein is encoded by the coding sequence ATGAGATTGCAAATAGCCGGTCATTCCATAAAGAGACCAGTaggaattgttgatgatgtgcttgtaaAAGGGGGAAAGTTTCATTTACCCTCCGATTTCGTAATCCTTGATTGTGCGgttgacaaagagatccctatcattttggggagaccatTCCTAGCCACCGGAAGAGCACTAATGGATTCGGAACAGAATGAGATCAAATTCCGGGTGAATGATGAAGAGGTCGCATTCCAAGCAAGCAAGGGTATGAAACTACCACATGAATATGAAAGCATctcggtgattgatgttgttgatgaGGTGGAAGATACGGttgaaatgaagaagaacaaTGCCTTGGCGAGGCGTTGGCGGCTATTTTGGTGA
- the LOC138871065 gene encoding uncharacterized protein — translation MAKELKKSTSPVQGVEGDRGIEGYKPPKFEMFDGTGNPRVHLRTYCEKLARVRKDEKIRMKLFMRSLTGDALSWYISQNPKKWSNWVSMASDFMDWFRFNIGNAPNVFYIQNLKKKPTETFRKYATPWRSEAAKVRPTLDEKQMNKFFIRAQNPQYYERLMVIENHKFSDIVKIEERIEEGIKSGMVTNFEALQATNKALQLGGISKKRDVGADKIQTLIDNKVIQAKEVPPHVRNNPLPDHRGDGVHVMETNEEWDPEGSIRLIQEGDDLKVAVTLTPIVVQTHAPIDVEAILWDYVAEDRQKGKAKVEESDATQGMTRTGRVYKPEHLEGSSKDATARQPIIDIRPDDLWSKVQEQEYSVVDHLNKVLAQISIMSLLQNSKAHKNALMKVLSDAYVPNNITWGKMANMVG, via the exons ATGGCCAAAGAACTCAAGAAGTCAACAAGTccagttcaaggtgttgaaggtgaTAGGGGAAttgaag ggtacaaacctcccaagtttgaaatgttcgatggtacggGTAATCCCAGGGTACACTTAAGGACTTATTGTGAAAAGCTTGCGAGggtcagaaaagatgaaaagattcgaatgaagctctttatgaggagccttactggggatgcattatcttggtatatcagccagaatcccaagaaatggtccaattgggtaagcatggcatcagacTTTATGGACTGGTTCAGGTTCAATATAGGAAATGCACCCAATGTCTTTTAcatccagaatctcaagaagaagcccactgAGACTTTCCGCAAATATGCTACTCCTTGGAGGTCGGAAGCCGCCAAGGTCAGGCCCACTTTGGACGAAAAACAGATGAATAAGTTCTTTATCAGAGCACAgaatccacaatattatgagagactgatggtcatcgaaaatcacaaattctctgatatcgTCAAGATCGAGGAAAgaatcgaggaaggaatcaagagcgggatggtaacaaattttgaggcactgcaagccacgaataaAGCACTCCAattaggtggcatatcgaagaaaagagatgttggggca GATAAGATtcagacactcattgacaacaaggtcatacaagcaaaagaAGTCCCACCTCATGttcgcaacaatcccctccctgatcatagaggtgacggTGTACATGTTAtggaaacaaatgaagaatgggaccccgaAGGGTCAATCAGGCTTATCCAAGAAGGCGATGACCTTAAGGTTGCAGTTACACTTACTCCCATTGTGGTTCAGACCCATGCACCTATTGacgttgag gcAATACTCTGGGATTATGTCGCCGAGGATCGGCAAAAAGGAAAGGctaaggtagaggaatctgatgccacacaagggatgactagaactggaagagtctacaaACCTGAACACCTGgaaggttcaagtaaggatgccactgctaGACAGCCTATCATTGATATCAGACCGGATGATTTATGGAGTAAAGTACAGGAGCaagagtattctgttgttgatcatctgaacaaggtccttgctcagatatctatcatgTCACTGCTACAGAATTcaaaggcacacaagaatgccctGATGAAAGTATTGAGCGatgcttatgtacccaataatatcacttGGGGgaaaatggccaacatggtcggatag